In one Lolium rigidum isolate FL_2022 chromosome 3, APGP_CSIRO_Lrig_0.1, whole genome shotgun sequence genomic region, the following are encoded:
- the LOC124703740 gene encoding hsp70-Hsp90 organizing protein 1-like, whose translation MEFDPSPDDFATMLANRSLCWLRAGNGRTALSDATMCRSARPHWPKACYRQGAAFMLMKEYEKACEAFADGLKLDPTNGEIAKALREAREAAKNAC comes from the exons ATGGAATTTGACCCCAGTCCAGATGATTTTGCAACCATGTTGGCAAATAGGAGTCTTTGCTGGTTGCGCGCCGGGAATGGAAGAACTGCTCTCTCCGATGCTACTATGTGCAGATCGGCACGACCTCATTGGCCAAAGGCCTGTTATCGGCAGGGGGCAGCTTTTATGTTAATGAAG GAATATGAGAAAGCATGTGAGGCTTTTGCAGATGGCTTGAAGCTTGACCCTACAAATGGTGAAATTGCAAAAGCTTTAAG GGAAGCCCGTGAGGCAGCGAAGAATGCTTGTTGA